One window of the Sparus aurata chromosome 7, fSpaAur1.1, whole genome shotgun sequence genome contains the following:
- the acvr1ba gene encoding activin A receptor type 1Ba yields the protein MALKRIALPLLALCGLVAVGNALRCNCTNCEKQGYECETDGACMASTYFIQGKEQHVRICINRDNLVPPGQPFYCLSAEGLLNTHCCYEDYCNSIDLKVPVPTTEVWSGPGGSWGPVELVAVIAGPVFLLCVLLMVGVFLFQYHQRAYSHRQRLEVEDPSCDHLYLAKDKTLQDLIYDMSTSGSGSGLPLFVQRTVARTIVLQEIIGKGRFGEVWRGKWRGGDVAVKIFSSREERSWFREAEIYQTIMLRHENILGFIAADNKDNGTWTQLWLVSDYHEHGSLFDYLNRYSVTIEGMIKLALSAASGLAHLHMEILGTQGKPGIAHRDLKSKNILVKKNGMCAIADLGLAVRHESITDTIDIAPNQRVGTKRYMAPEVLDETINMKHFDSFKCADIYALGLVYWEIARRCNAGGIHEEYQLPYYDLVPSDPSIEEMRKVVCDQKLRPNVPNWWQSYESLRVMGKIMRECWYANGAARLTALRIKKTLSQLSVEEDVKM from the exons CTCTACGTTGTAACTGCACAAACTGTGAGAAGCAAGGCTATGAGTGCGAGACAGATGGCGCCTGCATGGCCTCCACATACTTCATCCAGGGGAAGGAGCAACACGTACGCATCTGTATTAACCGGGACAATCTGGTCCCCCCTGGACAACCCTTCTACTGTCTGAGCGCTGAAGGCCTGCTCAACACACATTGCTGCTATGAAGATTACTGCAACAGTATTGACCTGAAAGTCCCCG TCCCAACAACAGAAGTATGGTCGGGCCCAGGGGGCTCCTGGGGGCCGGTGGAACTGGTGGCAGTCATCGCAGGACCGGTGTTCCTACTCTGCGTGCTGCTGATGGTCGGAGTCTTCCTGTTCCAGTATCATCAGAGGGCTTACAGCCACAGGCAGAGGCTGGAGGTTGAGGACCCATCCTGTGACCATCTGTACTTGGCCAAGGACAAGACCCTGCAGGACCTCATCTATGACATGTCCACCTCTGGATCAGGATCTG gTTTGCCCCTGTTTGTGCAGCGGACGGTGGCTAGAACCATTGTGCTGCAGGAGATAATAGGAAAAGGACGTTTTGGGGAGGTGTGGAGAGGGAAATGGAGGGGAGGAGATGTGgcggtgaagatcttctcatcCAGAGAGGAGCGCTCCTGGTTCAGAGAGGCAGAGATCTACCAGACAATCATGCTGCGCCACGAAAATATCCTGGGATTCATAGCAGCAGACAATAAAG ACAATGGCACATGGACTCAGCTGTGGCTGGTGTCAGACTATCACGAGCACGGCTCTCTTTTCGACTACCTGAACCGCTACTCCGTCACCATCGAGGGCATGATTAAACTGGCCCTGTCTGCTGCCAGCGGCCTGGCACACCTACACATGGAGATCCTTGGCACTCAGG GTAAGCCTGGCATTGCTCACCGTGACCTCAAGTCTAAAAATATCCTGGTCAAGAAGAACGGCATGTGTGCTATAGCTGACCTCGGCCTGGCAGTCCGCCACGAGTCCATCACAGACACAATCGATATAGCACCGAACCAGCGCGTGGGCACTAAGAG GTATATGGCTCCAGAAGTCTTGGACGAAACCATCAACATGAAACACTTTGATTCCTTTAAGTGTGCCGACATTTACGCGCTGGGTCTGGTGTACTGGGAGATTGCACGTCGCTGTAATGCAGGAG GTATCCACGAGGAGTACCAGCTGCCCTACTACGACCTGGTGCCCTCTGACCCCTCCATAGAGGAGATGAGGAAGGTGGTGTGTGACCAGAAACTGAGGCCCAATGTGCCCAACTGGTGGCAGAGTTACGAG TCACTGCGTGTGATGGGCAAGATCATGAGGGAGTGCTGGTATGCCAACGGAGCAGCCAGACTGACTGCCCTGCGCATCAAGAAGACCCTGTCTCAGCTCAGCGTGGAGGAGGACGTCAAGATGTGA